The Tumebacillus amylolyticus genome contains a region encoding:
- a CDS encoding tetratricopeptide repeat protein produces MQPWKQRQAVQIGRNIRDRRKELGLTQGDLAKDLFSIQSISLIERGKLKVTPETLSHLAERLQCSVDDLLVMHDLQDDWLEELLQLVISHRSNNQFPEATETAHTLYSEALTKNSAKYLVESTYYLCVLYNASGKYGVSTEWGRETLRLHQEDGNHLLLDKILNIYATMGNNYYALGQVWDSYDLLREAERLVDATQDTSVQAGRLYYHLAIINQMLRKWEGCIWYCERSLPIFEQHDMIINIGRTQMMLGNAYMNQSRYDKAHFHLERSIRILSQTSDIGSLGRCYHNLGELEFRMKQFDKARKSYARSIKLKRQVKDSDGVLNSIRALAKVLLEEGQLSEAKQHLEEAMKAARDKDNSLHIAHTWRQLGDVALVEGRGEEFVAFYEKAIDLYEKLGCSTELAESAEKLGEFYLEKGREPQAVPYLQKALRNYRKLLTNS; encoded by the coding sequence GTGCAACCATGGAAACAACGTCAAGCCGTCCAAATTGGACGCAACATCCGAGACCGTCGAAAGGAACTCGGGTTGACGCAGGGTGATCTGGCGAAGGATCTCTTCTCCATTCAATCGATCTCGCTCATCGAGCGCGGCAAGTTGAAGGTAACGCCGGAAACACTCTCGCACTTGGCGGAGCGCTTGCAGTGCAGCGTGGACGATCTGTTGGTCATGCACGATCTTCAGGATGACTGGCTGGAAGAACTCCTCCAACTCGTCATTTCGCACCGTTCGAACAACCAATTCCCGGAAGCCACGGAAACAGCCCACACCCTTTATTCAGAAGCACTCACCAAGAACAGCGCCAAATATCTGGTCGAAAGTACGTATTATCTCTGCGTCCTCTACAACGCAAGCGGAAAGTATGGGGTCTCCACCGAGTGGGGCCGTGAGACGTTACGGCTGCATCAGGAGGACGGGAACCATCTCTTGCTCGACAAGATCTTAAACATCTACGCCACGATGGGGAACAACTACTACGCCCTCGGCCAAGTCTGGGACTCCTATGACCTGCTTCGCGAAGCAGAACGTTTGGTCGATGCCACGCAGGACACCTCTGTACAAGCCGGCCGGCTCTATTATCACCTCGCGATCATCAACCAGATGCTCCGCAAGTGGGAGGGCTGCATCTGGTATTGCGAACGCTCGTTGCCGATCTTCGAACAGCATGACATGATCATCAACATCGGACGGACGCAGATGATGCTCGGAAACGCCTACATGAACCAGAGCCGTTATGACAAAGCGCACTTTCATCTGGAGCGCTCCATTCGCATCTTGAGCCAAACCTCCGACATCGGGTCGCTCGGTCGCTGCTACCACAACCTCGGCGAATTGGAATTCCGGATGAAACAGTTCGACAAGGCGCGCAAAAGCTACGCCCGCTCGATCAAACTCAAGCGTCAAGTCAAAGACAGCGACGGCGTGTTGAACTCGATCCGTGCGCTCGCCAAAGTCTTGCTCGAAGAAGGCCAATTGTCCGAAGCCAAGCAACATTTGGAGGAAGCGATGAAAGCCGCTCGTGACAAGGACAACTCGTTGCATATCGCCCACACGTGGCGGCAACTGGGAGACGTTGCGCTTGTCGAAGGCCGTGGAGAGGAATTTGTCGCGTTCTATGAGAAAGCCATCGATCTGTATGAAAAGTTGGGTTGTTCCACTGAATTGGCGGAAAGTGCGGAGAAGTTAGGAGAATTCTATCTGGAAAAAGGCAGGGAGCCACAAGCAGTCCCTTACCTGCAGAAAGCGCTTCGCAATTATCGAAAGCTCTTGACCAATAGCTAG
- a CDS encoding helix-turn-helix domain-containing protein translates to MSDLTIGMQLKKLRKQTGLSVKELADRAGVSQSYIYAIESGTRGAHATKLDCIASALGVPVADLYGFWSY, encoded by the coding sequence ATGAGTGATTTAACCATTGGGATGCAGTTGAAAAAACTGCGGAAGCAAACAGGTCTGTCGGTCAAGGAATTGGCGGATCGCGCTGGGGTTTCGCAATCTTATATCTATGCAATCGAATCGGGCACGCGTGGGGCGCACGCCACGAAACTCGATTGCATCGCAAGTGCTTTGGGCGTACCTGTAGCGGACCTGTATGGGTTCTGGAGTTATTAA